The following DNA comes from Flavisolibacter ginsenosidimutans.
GGCGCAAAGCGCTTTGAAAATCGCCTTTGCCCACCGTCATTTTGTAAGGATTATCGGCCGGGATAACGACTTTGTAATCGGGGAACCGTGCATCTATCAAACGACAACTCATTTGCGTGGTGCCGTGCTTAACAAACAAGTGATTGCTGTTGTAGCTTACGGTGATCTCGTCTTCGTTCACCGGCAGCGCCGACTTTAAAAGATTGAGCGGCTTTTTGGGAACGATGAAAGAATCGTTTTTAGGGCAGCTTACATCGGTGCGCTTATAGCGAACGAGGCGGTGCGCATCGGTGGCCACAAATTGAATGTAGTCTTTGTTGAGTTCGAAGAAAACGCCGGTCATAGCGGGCCGCAAGTCATCGTTGCTCACAGCAAACAACGTTTTGCTGATGGCGGTTACGAGTGCCGATGAGGTCATCGTAAACGAAGTTGTGTCGTCGGCAGCGGGTTCTTTCGGAAAGTTGTCGGGGTTCTCGCCCATAACCTTGTACTTGCCGTTGTCGCTCGTAATTTCAATGGCGAAGTTCTTGTCAATATTAAAAGAGAGCGGCTGGTCGGGAATGTTCTTCAGCGAGTCCATCAGG
Coding sequences within:
- the dnaN gene encoding DNA polymerase III subunit beta, with product MKFIVSSSSLLKQLQHINGVINANTVLPILEDFLFEIEKNKLSVVATDLETVMRVQLDIEAKEAGKVCIPAKILMDSLKNIPDQPLSFNIDKNFAIEITSDNGKYKVMGENPDNFPKEPAADDTTSFTMTSSALVTAISKTLFAVSNDDLRPAMTGVFFELNKDYIQFVATDAHRLVRYKRTDVSCPKNDSFIVPKKPLNLLKSALPVNEDEITVSYNSNHLFVKHGTTQMSCRLIDARFPDYKVVIPADNPYKMTVGKGDFQSALRRVSIFSNKSTNQVALQINGSELQLAAQDVDFSFEGNERMKCQYDGEDITIAFNARFLIEMLNAADSDEVRMELSTPTKAGLIKPTEKDEDEDLLMLVMPLMLNQ